A stretch of Helicobacter pylori DNA encodes these proteins:
- the thiM gene encoding hydroxyethylthiazole kinase has product MLKELRQKRPLVHNITNYVVAQFVANGLLALGASPLMSDAIDEMPDLAKISDALAINIGTLNERTILCAKEAIKHYKALNKPIVLDPVGCSASALRYDTSLELLESEGVSALRGNAAELGSLVGISCESKGLDSKHSATPVEIVKRAAQKYSVIAVMTGKTDYVSDGEKVLSISGGSEYLALITGAGCLHSAACASFLSLKKDPLDSMAQLCALYKQAAFNAQKKALENNGSNGSFLFYFLDALSLPIELENSLIKEVL; this is encoded by the coding sequence GTGTTGAAAGAATTACGCCAAAAACGCCCTTTAGTGCATAATATCACCAATTATGTGGTGGCGCAATTTGTGGCTAATGGTTTGTTAGCCTTAGGGGCATCGCCTTTAATGAGCGATGCGATTGATGAGATGCCAGATTTGGCAAAAATTTCTGACGCGCTCGCTATCAACATTGGCACCCTCAATGAACGCACCATTTTATGCGCTAAAGAGGCGATCAAACATTACAAGGCTTTGAACAAACCCATTGTGTTAGATCCTGTGGGGTGTTCAGCGAGCGCTCTACGCTATGACACAAGCTTAGAGCTTTTAGAAAGCGAAGGGGTTAGCGCGCTTAGGGGTAATGCTGCCGAATTAGGCTCTTTAGTGGGTATTTCTTGCGAAAGTAAGGGGTTAGATTCCAAGCATTCCGCTACGCCTGTAGAAATTGTCAAACGAGCGGCTCAAAAATATTCTGTGATAGCGGTAATGACGGGTAAAACAGATTACGTGAGCGATGGGGAAAAAGTTTTGAGCATCAGTGGTGGGAGCGAGTATTTAGCGCTCATTACTGGGGCTGGGTGTTTGCATAGTGCAGCGTGTGCGAGCTTTTTGAGTTTGAAAAAAGACCCCCTAGATTCTATGGCGCAACTTTGCGCGCTCTATAAACAAGCCGCTTTTAATGCGCAAAAAAAAGCGTTAGAAAATAACGGCTCTAATGGTTCGTTCTTGTTTTATTTTTTAGACGCTCTAAGCTTGCCCATAGAGTTAGAAAATAGCCTTATTAAGGAAGTATTGTGA
- the thiD gene encoding bifunctional hydroxymethylpyrimidine kinase/phosphomethylpyrimidine kinase — protein sequence MKVYPQVLSIAGSDSGGGAGIQADLKAFQTLGVFGTSVITCITAQNTQGVHGVYPLSVESVKAQILAIRDDFSIKAFKMGALCNAKIIECVADALETCDFGLCVLDPVMVAKNGALLLEEKAILSLKKRLLPKTNLLTPNLPEVYALTGVQVRDDESASKAMGVLRDLGVKNAVIKGGHTEHFQGEFSNDWVFLEDIEFILNAKRFNTKNTHGTGCVLSSLIVGLLAQGLDLKNAITKAKELLTIIIQNPLNIGHGHGPLNLWSIKKLV from the coding sequence GTGAAAGTTTATCCGCAAGTTTTAAGCATTGCTGGTAGCGATAGCGGTGGGGGCGCTGGGATACAGGCCGATTTGAAAGCGTTCCAAACTTTGGGCGTGTTTGGGACAAGCGTGATCACTTGCATCACCGCCCAAAACACACAGGGCGTGCATGGGGTGTATCCATTGAGTGTAGAGAGCGTGAAAGCGCAAATCCTAGCCATTAGAGATGATTTTTCTATCAAAGCGTTCAAAATGGGGGCGTTATGCAACGCTAAAATCATTGAATGCGTGGCAGACGCTTTAGAAACTTGCGATTTTGGGTTGTGCGTTTTAGATCCGGTCATGGTGGCAAAGAATGGGGCCTTGCTTTTAGAAGAAAAGGCGATTTTAAGCTTAAAAAAACGCCTTTTACCTAAAACCAATTTATTAACCCCTAACCTCCCTGAAGTCTATGCGCTCACAGGCGTTCAAGTGCGAGACGATGAAAGCGCTTCAAAAGCGATGGGTGTTTTAAGGGATTTAGGCGTTAAAAACGCTGTGATTAAAGGGGGGCATACAGAGCATTTTCAAGGGGAATTTAGCAACGATTGGGTGTTTTTAGAAGATATTGAATTTATCTTAAACGCCAAGCGTTTTAACACCAAAAACACGCATGGCACGGGTTGTGTTCTGTCTAGCTTGATTGTGGGCTTACTCGCTCAAGGGCTGGATTTAAAAAACGCTATCACAAAGGCTAAAGAGCTTTTAACTATCATCATTCAAAACCCCTTAAACATTGGGCATGGGCATGGGCCTTTGAATTTATGGAGTATTAAAAAGCTTGTTTGA
- the thiE gene encoding thiamine phosphate synthase produces the protein MFDANCLKLMFVAGSQDFYHIKGGKNDRINALLETLELALQSQITAFQFRQKGDLALQDPVEIKRLALECQKLCKKYGAPFIINDEVRLALELKADGVHVGQEDMAIEEVITLCKKRLFIGLSVNTLEQALKARHLDGVAYLGVGPIFPTPSKKDAKEVVGVELLKKIHDSGVKKPLIAIGGITMHNASKLREYGGIAVISAITQAKDKALAIETLLKK, from the coding sequence TTGTTTGATGCGAATTGTTTGAAACTCATGTTTGTGGCTGGTTCGCAAGACTTCTACCACATAAAAGGCGGCAAAAACGATAGGATAAACGCGCTTTTAGAGACTTTAGAATTAGCTTTACAATCTCAAATCACAGCGTTTCAATTCCGCCAAAAAGGCGATTTAGCCTTACAAGATCCTGTTGAAATCAAACGATTAGCCCTAGAGTGTCAAAAATTATGCAAAAAATACGGTGCACCTTTTATTATTAATGATGAGGTGCGACTCGCGCTAGAATTAAAAGCTGATGGCGTGCATGTGGGGCAAGAGGACATGGCTATAGAAGAGGTAATAACTTTATGCAAAAAGCGCCTTTTTATCGGTTTGAGCGTCAATACTTTAGAGCAAGCCTTAAAAGCGCGCCATTTAGACGGCGTAGCCTATTTAGGGGTAGGCCCTATTTTCCCCACACCATCTAAAAAAGACGCTAAAGAAGTTGTAGGCGTAGAGCTTTTAAAAAAAATACACGATAGCGGGGTAAAAAAACCTCTCATAGCGATTGGGGGCATCACGATGCATAACGCTTCAAAATTGCGCGAATATGGGGGTATCGCAGTCATTAGTGCGATCACGCAAGCCAAAGATAAAGCCTTAGCAATTGAAACACTTTTAAAAAAATGA
- the coaBC gene encoding bifunctional phosphopantothenoylcysteine decarboxylase/phosphopantothenate--cysteine ligase CoaBC: MNFLEDLFYPLRLLENKRVLLLVSGSIAAYKSLELVRLLFKSGASVQVVMSEGAKKFVTPLSFEALSHHKVLHDRNEKWYYNHQNALHHNHIACAANSDLLIFAPLSANSLSKIAHALADNIVSATFLACASPKILAPSMNTNMLNSPIIQSHLKRLKDFNHIILDTQNGLLACDTKGDGAMAEPLEILFKAAQTLLKDAYFENREVIIMGGASVEKIDSVRVISNLSSGIQASALALALYFKGAKVTLIASSFPTPLPKGIASVLVSDTASYENALNNAANNLQKHALKPLLFNLAAISDYVPKTSFNHKLKKSEIGETLNIECVQNKDLLASINPNQFVKIGFKAEDDQQNAIKNAQNLLKPSQDNGKDCSMAALNLIKDSRPFGSLENELWLFSHKKTQKIPSMNKLEASFKILDFIKDNAL; this comes from the coding sequence ATGAATTTTTTAGAAGATTTGTTTTACCCCTTAAGATTGTTAGAAAACAAGCGCGTTTTATTGCTCGTGAGCGGCTCTATTGCGGCGTATAAATCCCTAGAATTAGTGCGCTTGTTGTTTAAAAGCGGGGCTAGCGTTCAAGTGGTGATGAGTGAGGGCGCAAAAAAATTTGTTACGCCCTTAAGCTTTGAAGCCTTGAGCCACCATAAAGTCTTGCATGATCGTAATGAAAAATGGTATTATAACCACCAAAACGCATTGCACCATAACCACATCGCATGCGCTGCTAATTCTGATTTACTCATCTTTGCCCCTTTAAGCGCTAACAGCTTGTCTAAAATCGCTCACGCTTTAGCGGATAATATCGTAAGCGCGACTTTTTTAGCTTGCGCTTCCCCTAAAATCCTAGCCCCTAGCATGAACACTAACATGCTCAATTCCCCTATCATTCAAAGCCATTTGAAACGCTTGAAAGATTTCAACCATATTATTTTAGACACCCAAAACGGCCTTTTAGCATGCGATACTAAAGGCGATGGGGCAATGGCTGAGCCTTTAGAAATCCTTTTTAAAGCCGCTCAAACGCTCCTAAAAGACGCTTATTTTGAAAACAGAGAAGTCATAATCATGGGCGGCGCGAGCGTGGAAAAGATTGACAGCGTTAGAGTTATTAGCAATCTTTCTAGCGGGATCCAAGCGAGCGCGTTAGCCCTAGCGTTATATTTTAAGGGAGCCAAAGTAACTTTGATTGCATCAAGCTTCCCCACTCCTTTGCCTAAAGGAATCGCAAGCGTTTTAGTCAGCGACACCGCTTCTTATGAAAACGCCCTGAATAACGCCGCTAACAACTTGCAAAAGCATGCTTTAAAACCCCTGCTCTTCAATTTAGCCGCCATTAGCGATTATGTGCCTAAAACTTCTTTTAACCATAAGCTTAAAAAAAGCGAAATCGGCGAAACCCTAAACATTGAATGCGTTCAAAATAAGGATTTACTGGCTTCTATCAATCCTAATCAATTCGTTAAAATCGGTTTTAAAGCTGAAGACGATCAACAAAACGCTATCAAAAACGCTCAAAATCTTTTAAAACCTTCTCAAGATAACGGCAAGGATTGCTCCATGGCCGCTTTGAATCTCATTAAAGATTCACGCCCTTTTGGCTCATTAGAAAATGAATTGTGGCTCTTTAGCCATAAAAAAACCCAAAAAATCCCTTCCATGAACAAATTAGAAGCGAGCTTTAAAATCCTTGATTTTATCAAAGACAACGCCCTTTAA